The DNA region tggatggtggaggtggacacGTTGGTGGGGTGCTCAGAGTCAACCACATTGTTCAGCTATGACAGGACCCTGCTCGCGGCCCTTGTGGACATGTGGTGTCCTAAGATGCATACGTTCCACCTCCTGTGTGGTGAGATAGCGCCCATGCTCGAGGACGTCTCCCTGCGGATGAGCCTGCCTTGAGCAGGTGTCGTTGTTGGAGCAAGGGACGTGGGCGCGGCGTGGCGCGATGTGTTGCTGGGACTTCTCTGTCGTTTAACGAAGGGATAGCCTAGCCGTATTTAGGGCTCCAGGGTCCGAGAAGCACGACCCAACGAATGCCTTTCTCGTTTAGTTTCTGGTATGTCCCTCTTGTGTTATTTTGTCATATCCTTTACGTTGCTAATCGATgaacatatttgtaattgtttcTTCTTTAACAGGTGGTGAACATCCACCCATTGGCAAGTGACGAGGagtctccctccacttgggggTGCCTCTTTTGGTTATTCAGGTGGATCATGTTCACCGAGATCCATGGAAACACATTCTCAAAgagcatgatcccctacgcTAGAGAGGTTGCGAATGCCAGCCCGAGGGAGGTCCCGCAGTATAGTTAGGCTTCTATTATGCTGGCTGCGACGTACCACGGCCTGTGCGACGCTTGCATGAAGACAGACGCGAACAATGTCATGTATGATACCCCTAGTGGTGTATTGGAGTTTCGtttaacatgccttagggaatgtaaaaagGCGAAGATCAATGGTATGATACACAAATAACAATGACATCCTGATAGTGGTTCTAATTGTATTGACTTAGAGGAAACTGTGAGGATGCTCCTCAGTACCAATAATCTCCACCACCATATTGCGCTgacagaggaggaggacaagatgGAGGAGGAGCGTCCTTAGTGTGGTATGGGCACGGGTACCATGGATCGATGCATACAGAAGGGTCCTCTATGTGTATTACTAGAGGACTTGGCATATTCTCCACCTCCCTCTGCAAGTCAAAGATTTAGCCTTGTAGGTGGTGGATGTAATCTTGGAGATGCTGCAGAATAGGAGGATCGACCCATGTCATATATTGGTAGTTGTTGGAGTCATCGTCAAGGCCTATAGAAATGTGAATGTCACaatgtataatattttaaaaaaggaCATGAATGGTTATGGTGATAGTCCCACCTTACCAAGAGGACAACGGAAGAATCGACTCCCCCTATAAATGCTCCCAATGTACATCTGAACAACACGGTCATAGCCATGGGAGCACTTGGGCCAGAGCTCATTCGGGTGCTCATAAATCCTTAGATGACTTGGAGGATGAAAATCATTCTTATCTTGCAAAGGAAAGTTGTAAAGAGGCTCATCGTACTCATTTGGACCAAATGAACCCTCTCATCTCACCGCTGGCCACTTCGCCCCTTCTTCCTCGCCTCCTCCCACCCCTATCCTCCATTGATCTATGTGACTTCAGTTTCaagatacatgagccttttatatATGCGTGGAAGCACCATAGGTCCTTTTCCCGCAGCGTAATTATTTTTGTTGCGCCATATAAAACTTGTCTTTTCGTCCGAAAGAACTTCGCATACTGCTACTATTTTTGTGCCGCACACTCTGCCCTTTTGCTTCACAATTTTCTATTCTTGTCGCCTCAAAACATGTCATCGTTGATTCCTGTAGACTTTTCAGgcgtagccttttcagatgtaggctttgtagatgtaggattttTAGATGTAGGATTTTCAGAAGTAACCTTTtcagatgtatccttttcaGATATAGgattttcagaagtagcctttttagaagtagccttttcagttgACATAACAATCTTTATAGCAGAATCAACTGCTTTCCTAGGGTCGATTTCCATGGACTTAATCCATGCACCAGCATGATTTCactatataaataaatgatctcCTGACCATATGTAGAACCAAACTactagcctcaacctccacaatTCCAATGAAAATAACGTTCGATTCTTTCCCCAAGAAATATAAGCCAAATATTACGCCTAAAGGGGCCAAAGTGCCCATGTACGGGTGTGGAAacctttgtagggtgatgaagtcctcCGAGTTGTCCTACAGGTACAGAAGGAGATTCTTCATGTGCTGCAACTATGAGTATGATCCACTATAGGGAAGCACCAATGTTGGCTTCCGCTGCTAGGTAATCACTTTTGGCCAAACTACTCTACAAACAACTGAGATTTACCACTAAACATTTTGGTATTTTCTTGTAGTCGCCGTCACCACTATATGACTTCTTATAGTTACTAGATattgagcagttggaagtgGATGTGTTCCTCCATCATATTAAACACCGTGCCACTTGGAGACGCTTCCATGAGAGGACAAGAGGAGGGAGGCTACGCGCAAGCGCATTCAAGAGGAGCAAtagaagatgaggaggagcatAACCACATGATGGCGGAGGCTtgtgaggcggagagggagaggaaatgCGAGAGGATATGTCGACGCGAGTGAGGCAGGATTGAAACAGCGAGAAAGGGAAAGTACCCATGTTCCATTCAGTAGACTAGATGTTGTAATCCTGTTGTTTACTTACCCTAAGGTACGTTAGGTTTAGACGAGGTACATACTTAGGTTAGAATGATCACGTATCGTACATGCCACAGTGTATGTCGCAGCTCTCAATAAAATCACCATGTTCAACTTTTCATTTCTGGCAAATCCGGGTATCTAAAATATCACACAAATATCTTATGGCATTAGACGAGTCTACAACAAAAAATAGAGGCACATAGACGCCTATTCTGCAGCAAACAAAATTGAATTCAGGCACAACAAAGTATCTCCCGTTCATTTGGGCGACACATTGCTGTCATCCAACCACTAGGCGAGACCTAGGTGCCTTGCCCGATGAACGGGCGACACCTTCTATCCCAGATCAGCATGTCAAGGTGTCGTCCGTTTATAGAGCGATACCTTGCTCTCGCCTGATAAATGAGCGATGGTAGACtatttttgctaaattttaaAAGGAACATGTAATTTGAGATTGAGCATTTATAGGATCCCATATGACCCGTCAAATGTGCAAACCTGTGGCCCGACACGGCCCGCGTTTGAGCCCAATGAGACGACTTGGGCCGGAGCCCGATTCGTAGTGCGAAACCTAGAGTCTCTGTGACTGCCAGGTGGAGCCCACGCGTAAGTAAGACAACATACCCCTGCGTCCCCATCTCGGAGTCCTCTGTACTCTGCTTCAACTTCGTTTGCAAGAAGCTCAGGAAGCCATttaaagagagagagcgaacagAGGAGGGTCTAGAGAGGCGCCGAGTTCTTGCTCGACCTCTCATCCGCCGCCCTGTCCGACACGATGTTTCTCACGAGGTAACCGATTCTTTCTTCCCATAGTTCGATTTTTTCTTGTAGCGTCTGTTGCATCCGCCGGCGCGTAGGGCTGATTTCCTTGGGATTTTTTTGGTGGGGGTTTTTTGGTGGGCGCAGGACGGAGTACGACCGCGGGGTGAACACATTCTCGCCGGAGGGGCGGCTATTCCAGGTCGAGTACGCCATCGAGGCCATCAAGGTTAGATTGCTCTCTTTTTTGTTTCGAGGTGTCGGATCGAATCTTGACAGTGGAGACGCCGAGATGTCGAGTGGTGTGCGATTGGTGGGGATTTTAGGGAGGAAGGGGCTAGGTTTGTGGGGTTTGGGCGGTTGCTTGGGCGTAAATCTGAAATGGGAAGTTGGGGTTTTTTAGGATGAACTGAATTGCTGAGACACATGCGTTACGGGTGTTTGGTGGTGAAAATCTGAACTGGGACGTTCGGTTTTACTGGTTGGGGTTTGTTGAAGGATGTTGTGGCCTTGGATTGTTAATTTGCTACTGTCAACTTCAGCTGAGATGCAATGCTACCTTCAATTACCGGAACCATTTGTGCCCTAGCTGTTTTCGTCTGATTAGGTCACACAGCTATGTTCAATTATCACTGCATTGCGTGGAAGTCAAAGGTCCTATACCTCACATTCTAGGGCTAGAGTACTGATCAGTCTCTTAGCTGCTGCCCGTGACTGTTAATGTGGATGTCATCGCATACTACTTGCCACGTAACAAGATTCAGAGATCCTGTTTGTGTGCTCAGTTTGGGTAGTTGCACTGCTTAATTTGTCAGCACTCGGACATCAGAATGTAACTAGCAAAAATGAATTATGGATTCAACAGTTTCCCAGGCTTCTTCCCTAAATCCACCCTTTGTGTCAAGGCTGTTTTTCATGGATCTGCTCCTGACCTCCTGTAACTAAAAATGGTGTTTGAGTGAGATTAAGCATATGTTGTCTCATGTTTATATGAGCAACTTTTATTAGAATTCCAGCTTATCAAGTGACTGAAAGAAACAAGTCCTTAGAAAGGAGCCCAAGAAATACTGTGTAAGGTAGGTGTAGAAAATTCTAGCATTATCAAACTTCCTAATGATTCAGTTGAATGTATTAGTTAGGCCAGCTAGTACTCTAGCGATGAAGTAAATGAGCTTTAGTTCAAAACTTATTCTTTcactatttaattttaatatgCACTTCCACATGCATGGTCTAGAGTCTTAACAACATCTAGGTCGAAAGAGTAcccaaaaaaatcatataatttTCTTAGGTTTTTCTACAAGCTAAACTGTTTTTGTCTTTATGTCGAATTCCTTGAAGCTTCAATTTTTGCAGTGTGGATGAAGAGTGAAGTGTTTCTTGGATCAAATCTGGAGAGTGGAGGCACCGAGGTGTTGAGTTGTGTGTGGATTGGTGGGGTTTCTTGGAGGAAGGGGCTCCTTTTGTTGGGGGTTTGGGGGTTGCTTGGGTGCAAATCTGGACCGGTAGTTGGGTTTCTATGATGAACTGAATTGTTAAACTGTACGCATTCCGGGTGTTTGGTGGTGAAATCTGATGGATCGTTCGATTTTACTggttggagttttttttttttttttttttttttttgcctgtgACTATGTGTATTGTCATTTTGCTACTTTGTCAACTTCAGCTGAGATGCAATGCCATGCTTTTACTCGTGGAATTTATGTTAGTGATGCTGGTGTAGTGGTGTTGCTGATCCTGCTGCTTTTTCAGTTGGGATCAACTGCGATTGGGTTGAAGACAAAGGATGGTGTTGTCCTCGCAGTTGAGAAACGTGTGACCTCGCCACTGCTGGTATTTACTAATTTacttgttttttgttttgagaTGTTCAAACTGTTCAACTGCATGGCCAGAAACTGCGTGCTTAGATATTCAGTTGAAAACATCAAACCAGACTTATCTGTGGTAAATATCcttttatttaatttatttttgaattctCATCGCTGGATATTCAAGGCTTATCCTTAGGTTGATTCTTCTGGGTGATTATCTTAGGCATGCATGTTTATTGGTGGCACCGCCTCATTATACTGCAATTTTTTCGCATTTTTGTTCCAACTGACAATAGGGTATAGATACCATCATAATAGTGTTCAAAATTCCACTTCATACTCAACTTTTCATACAATTTTGTGGTTTGAGAACAGGAATAATTTTATTAAAGGATGTCGCAGCACCTTGTATCTTTTGATTTCCATGTTATAGGTTGTCCCTTGTTTAAACAGTTCAACATTCCTTTGCTTTGCTATTATACAGGAACCAAGCAGTGTGGAGAAAATCATGGAAATCGATGAGCACATAGGCTGTGCTATGAGTGGACTTATTGCTGATGCTAGAACACTAGTTGAACATGCTCGTGTTGAGACTCAGGTACTTTCTTGgattatttacattttttatgtgtttgtgacaatttaacttgtaatctcACTTGATATGTTTACTATCAGAACCACAGGTTCTCATATGGGGAGCCAATGACAGTAGAATCTGCTACACAAGCTATCTGTGACTTGGCTCTGCGCTTTGGCGAAGGGGATGAAGAGTCAATGGTGAGCCTCATTTACTCTTTGTTGTTATACCACTTTCAGAATGCAAGAAACAAGATTAATTAGCAGCAGAATACCTTTCATGTTTGCCCACTTCTTTTGAAAAGGGTTTAACACCCATATCTTTGTTCGCTGCACTCTACATGTTTATACTTGCATGCTTAGTTTTCAAAGTGTTTTGAATGTGGTGGAAACTGAGTCTAGCAGGTCTAGGTGTTCTAGTAAGTCCTGTTACTCCTATAATAACTACCTTGAGAAGAGATAACAGATACTACTAATTTTTGTGAAACATGATAAATTTGTTATGTAGACCTATCCTGCCTGCATTTAGCTTATTGGCTCTTTCATTGATGACTATTGTCTTGCCAAGTGCCTAATGGGGAATATGGAACCATGAATTGACTTGTTAAGATTCAGTTATGAAAAGTCGAAAACATTCCCATTTGTCAAAACTATTTTGTAAGGCCAACTAGTCCACTACTAGTTGTTTTTGCTACATTTACATACCCACAGTTTCCAGCATTACCCACATATTGTTATATGGCCATCCAAATAGCCTGCTAAAGTCGTAATCACCCCATTTATTATGGAGTAGGGTTTTGATATATTTGTTTTGTGCAGTCACGGCCATTTGGAGTGTCTCTCCTTATTGCTGGTCATGATGAGAATGGACCTAGCTTGTAAGTATGGATCCTTTTAGCTCACTTAACTGAGTTCTCTTTAACTACTGGTTTGAgaatgcatgtttttttttttaaagaaaaagagtGGGCTgctttacttttttttctttaaaatcaTTGTACTattatgcattgtcattgattttttttgccttttcctTGACTGCCATGTTAATTGCTGTTCACTAGTTATCTTATATTAAATTGTCAATATTTTTTGCTGTACTGTTACCATTTGTTCCCAGTTCCCATGAACTATGGTTCTAGGCAGTTTTGTTCTAGGTCATTATGTACTAGTCTTTGAAAGGAAAAATTATCTGAAAAGTAGAATTCCTGCAATCTTTTTAGAAACATATTGAAAACCAGAAAGTCATGGCACATATGGCCCAGATTGTCGTAATTGATATTTTCatcatttatttggttcattTTTTCTTCTCAATATGAGTTAATATCATAAAAGATTGTCATCTTTAACTGTCGAGTGTTCTGCCTTGCTATTCTTGCTAGTTAGTTTGCATTTCATGATGGAAGCTATTTTCCAAAACTGTGGGGTTTTGTGTGTTTATGCTTCATGAATTGATCCATATGTTTAGTTTTTAAGTAAGAAATGTATTTCTTTCCCTGCTTCCTGATAAGTATTGGAGTAAATTCCTCATTTGCCACTGGAAGTTTAGCCAAGTCCAGGACGTATTGTTTAGTTTATTGGGTATACATGTTGGCTGAGGCATATAGTTTAGTTAGTGGAATATTGTGTGGATGTCAGGCACCTGGAACAGCTCCCTTTCTATGTTTGCTTATTCTACAATCATGACATCTTTATCCCTCTATGTTGTGAGACAAATCTTTTTGTCATGACCAATTTGCACAAAGCCACTGGACTTTGCTTCTAAGAGTTAATGGGGTTCACCTTCTGTGTGCTGCAGGTACTACACTGACCCATCTGGGACCTTTTGGCAATGCAACGCAAAGGCAATTGGATCAGGCTCTGAAGGAGCTGATAGCTCCTTACAGGAGCAGTACAACAAGGTATAGTACACGGTATAATGCTAAGCTAATCGACCAATTGTACAATTCCAAAGAGCATTGCAGATATACTGCCTGTGAACCCTAGGTATATGGATTATTCATCAAGGCTCAGATAAGTCATATAAACCCATAGCAGTAAAATAGGGTTCGAGGGCATTACATCAGTTGCAATGCTGCATAGAAGTTTTAAATATGCTACTCACAGAATGATATTGGTCATtgacatacatgtatatgtgtatgcattatttctatgttattcGTATGAAAGAAAATCGAGAATAACGCCTTGCTGACATCTTGGCCCAGGAACTGACCCTCCAGGAGGCAGAGACCATAGCCCTTTCTATCTTGAAGCAGGTTATGGAAGAAAAGGTAGGGTGCGCCGAACTGAACCATGTTCTATTCCTCAGCTCTGTAGAACCATTCACCTATTTGTGATATCTGTCTTGTTCTAAACAGGTAACTCCAAACAACGTTGATATTGCAAAGGTTGCCCCCAACTACCACCTCTACACCCCTGCCGAGGTTGAAGCTGTCATCGCAAGGCTGTGAAACACCTCCAAGTTCATGTTATTCCCATCGGCTGTAATAGACGTCCGTTGTACGAAGTATGAACATCTTGATGTGGGCCTATCTGCCCAGTGTATTGCCATGGCTATCATACTCTGTTAACTCCACAAGGGCAGTCGCTGATAGGGGCCCCTTGCCTCTGATAGTTTGATTCGCAGCCCAGTCAATTTTTTATTATCGTTGAGAACTTGTACTGCCAGAAAGAAATtacacttgtttttttttcgaattCGGTAATTgtttttggataattgatgctGGTTAGCTGATGCTGGTGACGTGATGTTATTGGAAACTTGGACTTGTTTTAAGCCTACGCTTTCCACTGACGTGAAGGGGGTGGTGGTGTTCTACTTGTGCTTTCCATGCTTCAGTTATTCTTCCAGCTTTAGAAGCTGGCTCGAAACAAGCTTAGTAGAGCTTTTAATTCAAGTGCTTCTTTCTCGTAGCTCAGTTTGTGCTCCGGCTTCACATTGTTGACAGAGACCCCGGTTGCCAGTGTAACTGCAACATGAGCACTTGCACTACCGACCCTTGGATCTGAAAGCAATGGCCAGATCCGAGGCATACACTTTAGCACACGTTACGTGGCGCTAGGGACGGagatgaaaatgaaaacggtaaTTCTCATTTTTTCCGGCCGAAGCAGCT from Phragmites australis chromosome 8, lpPhrAust1.1, whole genome shotgun sequence includes:
- the LOC133926770 gene encoding proteasome subunit alpha type-5, whose amino-acid sequence is MFLTRTEYDRGVNTFSPEGRLFQVEYAIEAIKLGSTAIGLKTKDGVVLAVEKRVTSPLLEPSSVEKIMEIDEHIGCAMSGLIADARTLVEHARVETQNHRFSYGEPMTVESATQAICDLALRFGEGDEESMSRPFGVSLLIAGHDENGPSLYYTDPSGTFWQCNAKAIGSGSEGADSSLQEQYNKELTLQEAETIALSILKQVMEEKVTPNNVDIAKVAPNYHLYTPAEVEAVIARL